AGCCGATGTTCCCGATGCCAACCTCACCACCATAGCTTTCAACGTGCCAAATACGAGGATCATTATTGGAAGCGGGGAAGGCATTCATTACGGTTCAGCAGCCGGCGGTAATTGGCTGGCAGCCAACATGCCTGAGCGCAGTGACCCAGGCTTTGCCGCAATGAAAGCCGAAGACGGCCGCTACCCTTGGATCGGCATCATCAGAGAATATCCCTTGAACACGAATTTCATGCTGGCGGGCATCGGTGATCTGCGCGAAAAACCGGTGACGCGGTTTGGCCTGGGAACTCTGTTGCGCTCCAGCGACGGCGGGCAAAACTGGGATGCCGTCACCATTGATGGCGCTGATCCAGACGAGATTGTTTATGATATTGATTACGCCACCTGCTCTGACAACAATGCTATTCATGTTTTTGTGACCACCGGCTTTGCCAAAACAGACAAAGATGCTCCTTTCGCATATAAAGGCGGCGTTTATTACAGCAACAACATGTTTACACCCGCGTTTGGAAGCGGCGAACAGGTGAATTTCGTTAAGATTACAACCAATCCCGGCGGCAATCCGATCAAGAATCCTGTTAGCCTGGTTTCGCTCCACAACAGTGCCGCGCCAAATCCCAATCAAGCTGGCTCGACATTTCATGCCTGGGTCACCAGTTACACCGACAAAAATGTCGACGGCGGAGGCGTTTATCGCGCCCTTACCAATCTGGCTGCGCTGAGTGATTTGTTGGCAGAATCGCCACAGAGTCAAGCAACTTCGCCCAATCAACCCAACTGGGTTATGAAACATGCCGGTCGGCGGCTCGGGCGCCTTGCCGCAAAGTCAAGTTGCACGCGCACGGCTTTCGAGCTATTCTTGGGCAAGGAATTGGAGCTGCGCATTTACTTGGCGGTGACAAACAATACCCTTGCCGGTGGAACCAATGTCTTTCGTGAAATCGTCTCGCCCGATCTGGCTTCTCCGTTTGGAACGAATGATGTGGGATATCGTGAGCTTGACAGTGAGGGCAATAGCCCGCTCAAATTCGGCAGCCTCGATATCAATCCCGAAGATCCGCATGCGCATCCCACGGTTTACGGGTGCTGGGGCTATGGCCCGCTCAAAGCTCCGGGCGGCGGCGCTGGGGAAGCGCAGGGGCCGGGAGATGGAACCTTCCCGCTTTTTCAGTTTGATTCACCCCGCTACTATCAGCAAATTTTTACGGCCAAAGCCGGTACAGATGCGAACGGCGACGATGCCTATGTCAGCCGCGGCATGGATGAAGTCTTTTTCAACGGCCAGCAGGCAGTGTTCAAGCCGGATAATGCCAATGTCGTGCTGGTTGGTTGCGGCGATAACGGCCTGTTGCGCACCACGAACATCAACGATAATCCCGTGAAATGGTCGCAGCGCCGGCTGGCAACTTCGCAGTGGTATCAAGACGGCAACGGCAACACGTTGAACCAGTTCATTTATCATCTCGCTTTTCACCCGCAGAATGCCAACACCGTGATCGCTTCTGCCGGCACGCGCAATCTTCGGCCAAACGAGGTGGGCCAAGGCGGCTTGCTCAAAAACACTCTCGCCGGCGCCGGCGGCCCGGAAGATTGGGAGATCATTGCCGGCGGGCCGAACAGCCCATTTAAGGGCCTGCCGGATGCGATGATTCAGGCGTTTGTATTCGATGTGAAGGATGATAGCAGAGGGGTGTTTGTTGCCGCACGCAATCGCGGAATTTATTATGCCCGGATCAATACGAACGGCACGCTGGATCCCACGTTCAACTCTGGTGATTTTGTACAAATCACTGATCCTGAGCTCACCAATCTCATTCCTGCAAACATTGGCCGGCATCACAATTACTCGCGCTTGGCGTTTGATCCTGATGTTAATACGGATTATCTCTACGTTGCCCGGCACTGGCCGAGTGGAGGGGTATTTCGTCTTGAGCTCAAGAATAATCGTGCCAATTTCGACCCGACAGATTGCATTGAGCGTGTGGACGAGGTCATTAGAGGAAGATATACCGGCAGTACTGAACCAAATGACTTCACGGGTGACAAAAACGTCGCCACTGATGTGATTAATCTGTTGGTCACCTCGACTCATGTATGGGCCGGCGTAACATCAGGACATTTGCCAACAGCCAAGGACAGCCCAGGAGAGAACTATACGGGAGGTTTGATTCGATGGACAAAACCAACCCCACCAACCCCAAACAATCCGAACATATGGGTTATTGGTGGAGAAAACAAGCTCCCTTCCAATGACCCGACAAGCATGACAATGGCTATTGGCGGCCTGGCAGAAGATCCCATTAGCTCAAGTATCATTGCGGTAACATATCGCTTCAGTCTGCGCGAAAACAACAGCGCCGATTCTGACAATCCCAAATTGAAAGGTGAAGACAATTACAAACTCATGAACCTCTGGGAGATTACAGAGAATGGTCAGCAGCTTCAAGTAACCAGGTTATCAAATAGTATCACCCAGCACCAATGGCCGGATGCTGTGACGATGGCATTTTTTCCGAACAACCCCGATAAAATCATCATGCCCACGCATGGCAACGGCGTTTGGATTGGAACATATAATGGTCCGCCGCGCAAGGTGGCCATGCCTGCCGAGTCGGCCCAGAGCGATCCTCGCTTGCCTGAGCGGTTTGCGTTGCACCACAATTATCCGAATCCATTCAATCCGACTACCATGATCAAGTATGATCTGCCGAAGGCGGGACAGATAAGCATTACCATATTCGACATGCTCGGTCGCAAGGTACGGACGCTGGTGAATGAGCAGCAAGAAGCAGGCTATCATGCCGTTACCTGGGACGGCAAAAACGATGAAGGCGCTTTCGCCGGATCCGGACTTTATTTTTGTCGCATGCACGCAAATAGCCTCACCTATGTGAGAAAGCTAACCCTATTGCGATGAGTTAGAATGAGGATATCTCAAGAAAGGAGAAAGCGCAAAGATGTGCTTTCTCCTTTCGCATTTTGTCATGGGTTAGGTATCGGGGCGACCCTTGAAATTTCCTTCAAAAAAGTTCTTCACCTTTGCTCTAATGCCGGTAGTTATTTAAGTTGCGGTCAAGATAATTCCCCAAGCCCTTGGCAAGCTGAAGCGAAGGTTCATGAAAAAAAACGATTCTCGGCAATTGCTCTGCTCTGGAAGGTTACATGCCCCAATTCGTCGCATTTTTCTGGTGTTCGTCTTTGGAGCGACATTGCTACCCGGAACCGGGCAAGCTCAACCACGTTTTATATCCCATATTGGAGATACCGAAGTCAGTTATTGCCTGGCTTGCTCACCGGACGGCAAAAACGTCTATGCCGGCGGCTTGTACACGATCGTCGTTTTCGCGCGTCAAGCGGATGGCAGCCTTGTGACTCGGCAAGTGCTCAATAATGACCATCAAGGTGTGGCTCAAATTGGACGGATCGTAGACATGGTAGTCGCGCCGGATGGACGTTACGTTTATGCCATTAGGGGCGCCGATCAAACCTTGCTTCTCTTTACAAGAGATTTGGCTACTGGTGAGATTCTTCTAAAAGACGCGATCAAAGATAGTGCATTTTTCAGCCGATACGGTGATGTGCCGGCTGTGGAAAGAAATTATAGACTCTTGCTTTCTCCGGATGGCGCACACCTTTTCTGGCTTTACAGTCCACTATGGCATTACCCAGATAATCGTCTTGCAGTATTTAGGCGAAATAAGCAAACCGGTTATCTCGAAAGGATTCAAACAATTAAGAATGGTGACCCGGCTCTTGGTGGATTCAATATTCCAAGTTCAATCGCTGTCTCGCCGAACAGCAAAGATATTTATGGCTGTGGTTATAACGATAATGTAGTTATGTGGATTTCTCAAGAGATATCCAGCGGCCGATTACAATTAATGAAAACCTATAAGACTCCGCCGCTAAGTACTGGTGCATGGTTCAATAGCAGCATCATCGTTTCACCCGATAGCCAATCAGTCTATGCCACGTACGCCGACAGTTACGACTACGATAAAGTCTTTATCTTCCACCGTGACCGATACACGGGTGATCTGGATTTTTTTCAGAGCATATCTCACCCCACACCGTCTACTGTTTTGTTGTCGCCTGATGGAAAGAACCTTTACATAGAAATTTGGGGCGGTCGCTTTGCAATTTATGCAAGAAGCACTCAATCGGCAGAACTCAAGTTTATGGAGATGTTTGAAGAGTCCCATGGCGGACGATCACCGTCTGGCATAATCATGTCGCCGGACGGCAACAATATAATACTGGTAGGTGGTCAAGTTCTTGCCAGAGACGAAATGAGCGGCAAGCTCGTCTCACAACAGATCTTCGATAACAACCTCGGCGGCACGGACCGGCTTGGCCGCTCACGCTCCGTGGAAACCTCGCCCGATGGCCGGTTTCTCTATGTCGCTGCGCGTATCGAAGATGCCGGCATCAGCACTTTTGCTCGCGATCAGGACCAAGGCACTCTCACCTTGACGCGAAGCGATTCTCTGCCTGACGTCAGCGCCATGATCATG
Above is a genomic segment from Cytophagia bacterium CHB2 containing:
- a CDS encoding T9SS type A sorting domain-containing protein — encoded protein: MSKALQLLVTAFVCLALGRQTFGQSGFTWQNQSLGGGGFCQEIRFDPYHLIGNPLSTPHLYLATDVSGLFRSSDLGDSWERIWDPAASTEADVPDANLTTIAFNVPNTRIIIGSGEGIHYGSAAGGNWLAANMPERSDPGFAAMKAEDGRYPWIGIIREYPLNTNFMLAGIGDLREKPVTRFGLGTLLRSSDGGQNWDAVTIDGADPDEIVYDIDYATCSDNNAIHVFVTTGFAKTDKDAPFAYKGGVYYSNNMFTPAFGSGEQVNFVKITTNPGGNPIKNPVSLVSLHNSAAPNPNQAGSTFHAWVTSYTDKNVDGGGVYRALTNLAALSDLLAESPQSQATSPNQPNWVMKHAGRRLGRLAAKSSCTRTAFELFLGKELELRIYLAVTNNTLAGGTNVFREIVSPDLASPFGTNDVGYRELDSEGNSPLKFGSLDINPEDPHAHPTVYGCWGYGPLKAPGGGAGEAQGPGDGTFPLFQFDSPRYYQQIFTAKAGTDANGDDAYVSRGMDEVFFNGQQAVFKPDNANVVLVGCGDNGLLRTTNINDNPVKWSQRRLATSQWYQDGNGNTLNQFIYHLAFHPQNANTVIASAGTRNLRPNEVGQGGLLKNTLAGAGGPEDWEIIAGGPNSPFKGLPDAMIQAFVFDVKDDSRGVFVAARNRGIYYARINTNGTLDPTFNSGDFVQITDPELTNLIPANIGRHHNYSRLAFDPDVNTDYLYVARHWPSGGVFRLELKNNRANFDPTDCIERVDEVIRGRYTGSTEPNDFTGDKNVATDVINLLVTSTHVWAGVTSGHLPTAKDSPGENYTGGLIRWTKPTPPTPNNPNIWVIGGENKLPSNDPTSMTMAIGGLAEDPISSSIIAVTYRFSLRENNSADSDNPKLKGEDNYKLMNLWEITENGQQLQVTRLSNSITQHQWPDAVTMAFFPNNPDKIIMPTHGNGVWIGTYNGPPRKVAMPAESAQSDPRLPERFALHHNYPNPFNPTTMIKYDLPKAGQISITIFDMLGRKVRTLVNEQQEAGYHAVTWDGKNDEGAFAGSGLYFCRMHANSLTYVRKLTLLR
- a CDS encoding T9SS type A sorting domain-containing protein; this encodes MKKNDSRQLLCSGRLHAPIRRIFLVFVFGATLLPGTGQAQPRFISHIGDTEVSYCLACSPDGKNVYAGGLYTIVVFARQADGSLVTRQVLNNDHQGVAQIGRIVDMVVAPDGRYVYAIRGADQTLLLFTRDLATGEILLKDAIKDSAFFSRYGDVPAVERNYRLLLSPDGAHLFWLYSPLWHYPDNRLAVFRRNKQTGYLERIQTIKNGDPALGGFNIPSSIAVSPNSKDIYGCGYNDNVVMWISQEISSGRLQLMKTYKTPPLSTGAWFNSSIIVSPDSQSVYATYADSYDYDKVFIFHRDRYTGDLDFFQSISHPTPSTVLLSPDGKNLYIEIWGGRFAIYARSTQSAELKFMEMFEESHGGRSPSGIIMSPDGNNIILVGGQVLARDEMSGKLVSQQIFDNNLGGTDRLGRSRSVETSPDGRFLYVAARIEDAGISTFARDQDQGTLTLTRSDSLPDVSAMIMAPDGRHLYVSSVKKNTISALAIDQAVGGLLPVQTLHDTLNQNVYLEWGGTMAFSPDGLHLYFNDGTNLRVYQRDPLTGTISPVQKLPGQEYGLHELISLAVSPDGRHLYWNNFTNGRPQVIATFERNTQTGELSFGSKVTLNGEYTYPWGAMAIKVAPDGRHVYATTGDFEADYDGEPRILIFNRDAITGELTSQQSVLITGWSETRGLEISSDGLKVYALVSGEGYGAGLLAFFDRDAATGELTLRERFQSWKEGVYGMFSPRDLSLSPDGRFIYIADVNGVATFATGRSNTTSVTENHISRTFPAAYSLSQNYPNPFNPSTTIGFDLPQAGRVKLAVYNLRGELVSLLANGNFATGSHRVKFDASGLASGVYFYRLEGEGFVATRKLALVR